TGACGAGCATCGGCCTCCTTCCCGTCTTGTGTCTTTCCCTTTGCACCGGAAAGCAGATATTCCGAATAACAATCCGAGACGACGGTCCGCACGTTGTCAACCTCCTTCATTCCTTCCCGCAGGCCTTTTTTCAGTGTGTCACAGAATCTCTCGCAGGCCTGTCTGCTACCGACAAGCTGCAATATAAGACGTTGGGGGGCGAAGTTGGGTTCTTGTGGCTTATTGAGCAAACCATTCCATGTCGTGAGCgccagggagaaaacgtGGTTGGCGCTATGAAGGCGTTCGACACGCCGTATGCAGGAAAGCGGTAGAATAAATCCATTACCAGATGGCCCAGTGCCGTGTGTCTGGCCAGTCCAAGTAGTTGAGGCACTCGCTGTGGCAGAGGGAATGAAGCTCGTCGGCTGGGTTGAAAAGCAGATGAAACGTTCACTTAGATGCAGACGTCCGGTGTATGTAATTCCCGCCCGTTCAACCTTTCGGGAGCCATCTCCTTGATTTGCTGAGGAGTTTGGTAGTGTTAGAACGAGATCAGCGGTGATCTCTTGAAGCGGGTTCTGGGAATCAGGGAGGCGGAATTGTTGCCGGAACAGCGATGCCTTGGAGGGATTGTGATCGGGTGAGGATAGGGCGGGAATGGTGAAATTGGCAGGGTCAATCAGGCTCTGGGCCTTCTGAACGAAGGAGGACCACGGTATCATGTTGGAAGGTGAGATTTGTGAGAATGTCCTGAAGCCGATAACCGATGATGTCGGGATCAAGCTACAGTTGGGGACTTTGAGACCAGCGGATCCGGGCTAGgaatgggaaaaaaaaagcccgtGCGTAGTTTAAATTGGAGCTTCAAGGTCATCGTACAAGCTAAATCATCCTTTGCCGAGGACTAGGCCTGCAGAACAAGTGGATTAAGTCGGGTGTGGTTGTCGGATTGATAAGAGGGGGCGTGATGATGCCGGTTTCACGTGACTGTCCTCAGCCTTATCCATAGCTTGGCATCACAGCATTCAAGTTTAATACATGGAAAGGTCTTCTGTAGGAAGTCTTCTTTCCGTAGTCCTGGCCTTGTGTATTGTGTGGGATCTGCACTGTGGGCCAATAGCATATGGGGGAAAGACATCTGCCAAAGACATCCAAACAAAGTGTTTTACCGCCTATATACACTCTAGCGACATACAACACGAACAAGGATGAAAAAAAGTCTGTACAAAAGAATGCCAGAAGGTTGTTCGAGCCTGCATACCCGACAGACTATTCTTGTGTCTCATATATAACGAGTGTATAGTTTAAATAGCAAGAGACTCGACAATATCCTTCGCTGTCAGGATAGAACATCAGTCAGTGCATTGGACTAAGACCTTACAATGCTATACTATAAGAGAAATGCCGAGATAATTCAATTTAAAAAGGCTTGACTAACATGAATTTAAACAATGCAAAGGCCTGAGATGAGAGGACACAAACATATTATTGTGGAACAAAATAAACGGGGATTAAACCACTTGTCCAAGCTTAAAATGAAAGCAAAAGAATACTTTGAAACCATACAGAATAAAAAAAGGCCAGGGCTGAGAAGCTTGATATGATAGTGAAAGAAGATGTTTAAATCAAATAGGATGTATGTGAAATAAATGAGAACAAGAGAATGCTGGAACACAAGATTTGGAATAGAACATGATGTAAGCAAAaccaaaagcaaaaaaacCAAATTGAAACAAGACAAGAAACAAAACCGAGCCTAAGGCAATCATTGGCGATTGAAATTGGCCGTGGGATAGCCCAATCAGAGCGAGCAAGTATATACTAATCCAGCACTGTACAGACTGTGCAGAAAACAGCAGAACTTGATTTTTGCTCTTTTTCCATAACTCCTAGGTGTCAGGGAGCCATTTGGAAAGCATTGGCCgcggaggaaaaaaaatggagCCTGGTTTGGCTAGTGGTTGTTGTAGGGCAACAGACAGCAAATCTGGTGTTTTAGTTTTCGGGGGTTtgttttttggtttttttcgAGTGATCCGAGCTTCAGCATTGAGTTAGTGTGAGTTTTGGCCATGGGAACAAATGGGAATCCCAATGTGACTGTAATGGCGATAGGCCGAACGACAGACATCTTTGagggttttgtttttgtttttgtccATGTCAATTAACCCTGGAGCGTCAGAAGGCTTGCTATTTCTGGCCCATTGAATTGGCAAATGAGTGGAAAGCCCAGTCTAGCTGGCAATAGCTGTTGATCAAGGATAGTGGAATTGTTTGGGTTCTTGTTCTGCTTGCTTTAATTTTGCTGTTGTTTTTGAAATTATGCTTGATGCTGTTCGGGGTTTTGTTCTTGCTTTCACAAGGGATCTGTCTTGTTCCGGGAAAGATATTGAAAGGTCAGTCCAGCTGGCTGGTGATGGGTTTTGTTCGAAAGGCGACTTGAAAGAGTGCCTTTGTGTCTTATGGTTTTGAATTATTTTTATTGGGTGTAGGAAGGAAAGTCTAGGTGAGACTCATAGTGTGACTGAGCGCCGTCGAGAAAGGCTGATAATGGCTCTTGAACAAATGATAGTAGGCCTCGATTGGAAGACAAGATCAACATGggagttttttttcatcctTCTTTTTTAGTTCTTATCGAGTGATCCACGGGCCTCAGAGGCCTCATTGTATTCAGGAAGTATCTCGGATGAGGAGCGAGGGATGGTCATGAGGCCCTGCTTTTCACATGCCTCGCCATCCTCCCAGGCGGCCTTGCGCTCCGAAGCAGTGGTGCCACGGTAGCGCTTCCAGAGGAAAACCACAGCCTGGCCGACTAGCATGCCAATGGCACTAGCAGTCAATCCAGCCAGGACACCTAAAACAGCGGGGACTACGATAAAGTGTAAAATGCGAGAGAAAGTGCGGGTGAAAGCGCCGTGGTGGACGTGGCCATAGCCGCCGGGGCCAAACTTTTCACGCCCAGAGCCCTCTTCCCCAAAAGGAGGTGGGGGAGGGAAAGGCATACCGTCATGACCTTCTTCGTGGCGATCCATTGTGTTGTCGTTGTGTTTGCCATGGCAGCTCTTGCGGCCGGCTTTGGCCATGCCCATCACACGAGCCTTGGCGCCAGCCAAGAGACCCCCGATGCGAGAGACCAGAAGTTCCTGCAGACATTTGGCCTTGCCGTGGCACTGCTTCCAAGACAAACGATCGGAGGCAGGGGCGGTGTTTTCGATTTCTGTCCGAGCGATGAAGAGCTCGCCGTTGGAATCCTGTAGAACAGCGATCGCAACGGTATCGACAGGGACCGGGTGGGTCTCCAGGTCGAGAACAGTGAATCGAATATCCAGGAGTTCGTAACCGGGCTCATCAGATGGTGCGACCACTGGCATGATTTCAAGCGCATATCCAACCGGCATGGGAGCGGAGTCCTCTCCCTCTTCATTTTGTTGCACAGCAAGAATTGGGATGGGCGGGGCCGGTGGGAATATTTGGCGGCCGTTGGCCAGCAGGCTGTTGTCTTCGATCGAGAATTCTAGAGACTATGGGGTTTCGTTAGTCAGTTTGATGGGGATTCGATTCTGTCATCCTTACCAGAGATgatggcttgccctccgtCCAGCTAACAACACCTTCGTCGTTGGTTTCACGGAGAGGACATTCAAAGCAGGGCAGGTCAACAACCGCATGATGAACATCTTCCAAAAGCATGGGGTGAACATTCACAAATCCATCTTCAATAATATCGACTTTAGGTTCCATCTCGGGGACGACTAGCATGGCACTGGCGCTTAGAGCAGCAGCGCCACCCAGCAAGACGGAGCGCATGAACATGGTAGAATGAGGTAAGGCTTGATGCAAGAATGCAAGTCAGAAGCAAGGCGATGCGACTCTCCTTGAAGTCGATGAGATGAGTGGACTCAAAAACGATGTAGTGAACAGTCCAGAGTACACCGAGGGGGTTATGGAAATGAGCGATCTTCTTTCAGGCGGGGAGTGGAGTGGATGACGCCAGCGTCTGCGTGGCTCGTGCCGTCATTGGTGGACAGCGGTCAGTCAGCCTGCTGACTGTGTAGGCGGCATCTTCCGGGCTTGGAAATTCGCGTTGAGATTCGTAGGCTTCTAAAGATTCTCCCAACGCCAAGTCGCACACCATGGTGTATTAtgacttttctttttgtgaaAATGGAGATTGAAAGGGCTCTAGTTCCTGCCTATCGTGGATGCGTTTAAAATCATGTTGATGGCTGTATACCGCAGTACAACCCAGTTTAATACATCTCTTTCAGCTGCCTGGAGTGGGCATAAGGTCTTCTTCGAGCCGCATGGCACTGCGGTATACATTTCAAGACCATGAAACACAATTTTGATACTGGCGTGGAGTTTCGCCGGGCGCCGAAACCACTTGCTCAGCCTGGTGAACGTGCAGGAGGCAGCAATTTCTGATTGTGCCACACCAACGCGTACGCCGCAGTGTCGTGTTTTCCAGCTTCTGGGAGATGAAATGATGTCCCCAAATCCCAGGAGCTGGCTGTTCTCTATGCCATATTTCCAGCCTCTAGGGAGTTATATATAGGTCCCATCTCCCAGGGGCTGGCCGGTGTTCCCGTGGCATGTTCTGCGGGCTGACCATAGAGGTGGTATTGTTTGTGCCATTTTGCCAGCCCCTAGGAGGTAATGCTCTCCGCTTCCAGGTGCTGCCTATTGCTGAAATTTGAATGGCTAGCCTGCTGAACACGCAGATGGTAGAATTAATACCATATTGCTAGCCCCTAGGGGGTAAGTATAATGTGCTCGTCTCCCAGGGGATGGCTGGTTTTCCCGTGGCGTGTTCAGCGGGCTGACCATGTAGCCAACTCCCAGGTGATCATATCATGTCCCCTATCCCAGGAGCTGGCGTGCTGTTGCTAAAGGTAGCATGGTCAGCCCGCTAAACATGCAGATGGCAGCTTTTGTGCCAAGTTGCCAGCCCCTGGGAGATGTACTCCCAGATCCCAGGGGCTAGCTAATGTTCGTGCTGCTTGTTCAGCAGGCTAACCATGCAGACGATATTGTTTGTACCATCGTGCCAGCTCCTAGGAGATCGTATAATGCTCTCCGCTCCCAGGAGCTGGCTGTTGCTAAAAGTAGCATGGTCAGCCTACTGAACGCGCAGGCGATATTATACATCATAATCGTGGTATAATCGTTCTCATGCGCGGGCAAGATGACGCCAGTCGCACATCTTCTACCCAGTTTCCTGGGTAGGCGAAGCAAATATACCCGAATATAAGATACTCCCGGGCTCAGAAATCGCACTCGGACATGTTCAGACATGAAATCAAATATCGAATCAACATGGGCTGAATCAACATGGGCTCAGACACGGTGTCGAAACAGTTCTCGAACATGACGCCTTTTAACGGCCGACAAAAAAATCATACACCACCCCGAAGGGTGGGCAACAAACAAATCGTACATGTTGTCATTCGACAACCGACACAAATAAACATCGCCCACCATAAGAAAATCGAACACAACTCAGAACAGGTACCCTTACAAAAATGCTATGGGTGTCGACAATGGTAATTAAACAAGAGTACTCAAACAATCGGTACTTGTTTCGCTGTCTTTGGTAACAGACACATGTTGCTGTAACTGTGCAGGTGAAGCGGTAATCATCGGACTTGCCAGGTTCCTGCCTTGTCGTTGAAAAATCATATTATCCATCAAGAGGTGGCTCATTCGTCCCTCCCC
Above is a window of Penicillium digitatum chromosome 2, complete sequence DNA encoding:
- a CDS encoding ABC-2 type transporter family protein — translated: MFMRSVLLGGAAALSASAMLVVPEMEPKVDIIEDGFVNVHPMLLEDVHHAVVDLPCFECPLRETNDEGVVSWTEGKPSSLSLEFSIEDNSLLANGRQIFPPAPPIPILAVQQNEEGEDSAPMPVGYALEIMPVVAPSDEPGYELLDIRFTVLDLETHPVPVDTVAIAVLQDSNGELFIARTEIENTAPASDRLSWKQCHGKAKCLQELLVSRIGGLLAGAKARVMGMAKAGRKSCHGKHNDNTMDRHEEGHDGMPFPPPPPFGEEGSGREKFGPGGYGHVHHGAFTRTFSRILHFIVVPAVLGVLAGLTASAIGMLVGQAVVFLWKRYRGTTASERKAAWEDGEACEKQGLMTIPRSSSEILPEYNEASEARGSLDKN